The Bacteroides sp. genome has a window encoding:
- a CDS encoding metallophosphoesterase family protein — translation MKRIGLLSDTHGFVHPELPRIFEPCDEIWHAGDFGNLQVAETLSQIKPLRGVYGNIDGQDIRITYPKVLRFQCEEVDVLMTHIGGYPGHYSPDVRPVLQVNPPKLFVCGHSHILRVMFDKRFDMLTINPGAAGKSGFHKAITVIRFSIEGKDIKDMEVVEFQR, via the coding sequence ATGAAACGGATCGGACTCCTCTCCGACACCCACGGCTTTGTGCACCCTGAGCTGCCCCGCATCTTTGAACCATGCGACGAGATCTGGCACGCGGGCGACTTCGGCAACCTGCAGGTGGCAGAAACCCTAAGCCAGATCAAGCCCCTGCGTGGCGTCTATGGCAACATCGACGGGCAGGACATCCGCATCACCTATCCCAAGGTCCTGCGCTTTCAATGCGAGGAAGTGGACGTGCTGATGACCCACATCGGCGGATACCCCGGCCACTACAGCCCCGATGTGCGCCCGGTCCTGCAGGTCAATCCCCCAAAACTCTTCGTCTGCGGCCATTCCCATATCCTCAGGGTGATGTTCGACAAGCGCTTCGACATGCTCACCATCAACCCCGGCGCCGCCGGCAAAAGCGGATTCCATAAGGCCATTACGGTCATAAGGTTTTCCATTGAAGGGAAGGATATTAAGGATATGGAGGTGGTGGAATTCCAGAGGTGA